In Hydra vulgaris chromosome 06, alternate assembly HydraT2T_AEP, a genomic segment contains:
- the LOC136081255 gene encoding zinc finger BED domain-containing protein 4-like gives MLRRLCEQCLALTVYCSEVDGTYCPTAYQWSVAKNVVCVLASFEEATREVSYETAHISLVIPIITALRNLLKNDGNDAGVKTMKSTLLKPLDERFKGIEEKLLYTVATLVDPRFKTKFFSSQATLTAAKAAILLAFNKVTVQRVSMQDESQSEHAKQQINKIEEVPAKKIRLDNSSTSSSLPWRCIDEIVQSTPTPVQQLPTSIETQVSQYLAEPEINRLADPLQWWSKNMQRLPALATVARIYLGAPPTSVPSERLFSVAGEVLNDHRSSLLPKNAARLIFLKYNSKLIKD, from the coding sequence ATGCTGCGTCGACTATGTGAACAGTGTCTTGCATTAACTGTCTACTGTTCAGAAGTTGATGGAACTTATTGCCCAACTGCATATCAATGGTCTGTGGCAAAGAATGTAGTTTGTGTGCTGGCTTCGTTTGAAGAGGCTACTCGCGAAGTAAGCTATGAAACAGCACATATATCACTGGTTATCCCTATTATAACAGCTCTGCGGAACCTGTTGAAAAATGATGGCAATGATGCAGGTGTAAAGACTATGAAGTCAACACTACTTAAGCCATTGGATGAGCGTTTTAAAGGCATTGAGGAGAAACTTCTTTATACAGTGGCGACGTTGGTTGATCCacgatttaaaactaaattcttttCATCACAGGCAACACTGACAGCTGCAAAGGCAGCGATTCTGCTTGCATTCAATAAAGTTACAGTGCAGAGGGTATCAATGCAAGATGAAAGTCAATCTGAGCATGCTAAGCAGCAGATTAACAAAATTGAAGAAGTTCCAGCAAAAAAAATCCGGCTGGATAATTcttcaacatcatcatcattaccCTGGCGATGTATCGATGAAATTGTTCAATCTACGCCAACACCTGTACAACAATTGCCAACAAGCATTGAAACTCAGGTAAGCCAGTATCTGGCAGAGCCAGAAATAAACAGACTCGCTGATCCACTACAGTGGTGGAGTAAAAATATGCAGAGATTGCCAGCTCTGGCGACAGTAGCTCGCATTTATTTGGGTGCACCGCCGACAAGTGTACCGTCAGAACGTTTGTTCAGTGTTGCTGGGGAGGTCCTCAATGATCACCGCAGCTCACTCCTTCCAAAAAATGCAGCTCGTCTAATATTTCTTAAGTACAATTCGAAACTGATCAAAGACTGA
- the LOC100207854 gene encoding adenosine receptor A2b isoform X2 → MINNTHNSFNNAKYTATTFNESYRSKCYTWKIIFTILLIVILLLGVVGNSLVIMAARNSIQLQKRIATIFIVSLAFSDLTIGISQIPLKIYFELNSNVWYKSVCYYYFMSDAIGYVANILSLFAIVIDRFILLQIPFWYNNLLSSMKAKLLVISIWIFSFGWGILCIFSWTRLTVSTISIENKSCVNDNYVFYATSFFGIYGPVLFIMTISYTSFMILIHRHIKAIKLTEIKNNVVKLNREIKATKTVAVIYLSFLISYFPSCVINGMIFVDPKYFPNLKSKKKLLIQLIFYIFIEILPVISTAANPLIYSFMDKNFRNEFKRIIYRMSLKVGVKIKQPELKLKRRRIQKHINSLHTIKNIN, encoded by the exons ATGATAAACAACACGCACAATAGTTTTAACAACGCCAAATATACAGCAACAACATTCAACGAGTCATATAGATCAAAATGTTATACTTGGAAAATAATATTCACCATCTTACTTATAGTTATCTTGCTACTAGGAGTCGTTGGTAATTCGTTAGTAATAATGGCTGCACGTAATTCAATTCAACTACAGAAAAGAATTgctacaatatttattgttagttTAG CATTCTCTGATTTGACGATTGGCATCAGTCAAATACCGTTGAAGATATACTTTGAATTAAATTCAAATGTTTGGTATAAATCGGtttgctattattatttcatGAGCGACGCCATTGGTTATGTGGCAAATATTTTAAGCCTTTTTGCAATTGTCATTGACAg atTTATTCTTTTACAAATACCATTTTGGTATAACAACCTTTTATCCTCAATGAAAGCTAAGCTGCTTGTGATATCTATTTGGATATTTTCTTTTGGTTGGGGTATACTATGCATATTTAGCTGGACCCGCTTAACCGTCTCAACCatatctattgaaaataaatcttGTGTTAACGACAACTACGTATTTTATGCAACCTCGTTTTTTGGAATATATGGACCTGTTTTATTTATCATGACAATTTCTTATACAAGCTTTATGATACTTATTCATCGTCACATAAAAGCTATCAAGTTAacggaaataaaaaataatgttgtcaAGCTAAACCGTGAAATAAAAGCCACAAAAACTGTAGCTGtgatttatttatcttttttaatatcttactTCCCTTCTTGCGTTATTAATGGTATGATATTTGTAGATCCAAAATACTTtccaaatttaaaatctaaaaagaaacttttaatacaacttatattttatatttttattgaaattcttCCAGTCATTAGTACAGCAGCAAATCCACTTATTTACAGCTTTATGGACAAAAACTTTCGAAACGAATTCAAAAGAATTATTTACCGAATGTCGTTAAAAGTCggagtaaaaataaaacaaccggagttaaaattaaaaagacgcAGAATTCAAAAACACATCAACAGCTTGCATACAATAAAgaatataaactaa